A stretch of Cyanobacterium sp. HL-69 DNA encodes these proteins:
- the ccmM gene encoding carbon dioxide concentrating mechanism protein CcmM yields the protein MEVFMRVPRMAAPPTPWSKNLTEPRVDETAYVHSFSNLIGDVTVGSHVMVAPGTSIRADEGTPFYIGDDSNIQDGVVIHGLEKGRVRGEDGKDYSVWIGKETCITHLCLIHGPAYVGNNCFIGFRSTIFNARVGDGCIVMMHVLIQDVEIPPGKYIPSGSIITNQQQADRLPDIQPEDKEFAAHVVHVNEALAQGYLCAENDACMASFRTEGVSVSSNHNNNQDSNSYQSVTNMSLNTDIVNQVRSLLRQGYKIGVEYASVRRFKTKSWLTGSIDNSTQEAQVLAHLESFLNEHQGEYVRLIGVDTQAKARVAEIIIQRPDDTPGQPSRLNTTSVAPAVAQASSNGGGASVVAANGTDISGEVRSLIQGGFNIGVEHADLRRFKAKSWITAPSITTNSVNEAVKTLQGYLKEFDGEYVRIIGVDPQAKKRVSQTIIQRPGESASGGSNGASHAPRSNGNGGSVATSLSADAVQQVRSLLSQGYHIGTEHADLRHFKAKSWKSCSPIKATNERDVLTALEGCMKDHAGEYVRMIGIDAEAKRRVLEMMIQRPGDTPEAHTVRTSPSANGASRPAAAVASSNGRNGHTVSSRLGDDVLKQLRSLLSQGYKIGTEHATVRRFKAKSWQSCSPIDSTNESEVIRALEGCLQDHDGEYVRMIGIDTDARKRVAEAIIQRP from the coding sequence ATGGAGGTTTTCATGCGCGTCCCTAGAATGGCAGCGCCCCCTACTCCTTGGTCAAAGAATTTGACCGAGCCGAGGGTAGATGAAACTGCCTATGTTCACTCTTTTTCTAATCTAATCGGTGATGTGACGGTGGGTTCCCATGTGATGGTAGCCCCCGGTACTTCTATTCGTGCGGATGAAGGTACTCCCTTTTATATTGGTGATGATAGCAATATTCAAGATGGGGTGGTAATTCATGGTTTGGAAAAAGGTCGAGTCAGGGGTGAGGATGGCAAAGACTATTCAGTTTGGATTGGTAAGGAAACTTGTATTACTCATTTATGTTTAATTCATGGACCTGCCTATGTGGGTAATAATTGTTTTATCGGGTTTCGTTCCACAATTTTTAATGCCAGAGTGGGTGATGGTTGTATCGTAATGATGCACGTACTGATTCAGGATGTGGAGATTCCCCCAGGAAAGTACATTCCTTCGGGGTCAATTATTACTAATCAACAACAAGCTGATCGTCTTCCTGATATTCAACCTGAAGACAAGGAGTTTGCGGCCCATGTAGTTCATGTCAATGAGGCTTTGGCACAGGGTTATCTTTGTGCTGAAAATGATGCTTGTATGGCAAGTTTCCGCACTGAGGGTGTCTCTGTTTCGTCTAATCATAATAATAATCAAGATAGTAATAGTTATCAATCAGTAACTAATATGAGTTTAAATACAGATATAGTAAATCAAGTTCGTTCTCTGCTCAGACAGGGTTATAAAATTGGGGTGGAGTATGCGAGTGTACGTCGTTTCAAAACTAAGTCTTGGTTGACTGGTTCCATCGACAATAGCACCCAAGAAGCCCAAGTTTTAGCGCACTTAGAAAGTTTTTTAAATGAACATCAAGGGGAATATGTTCGTTTGATTGGGGTGGATACCCAGGCAAAGGCAAGGGTGGCAGAAATTATTATCCAGCGCCCCGATGATACCCCCGGGCAACCTTCCCGTTTAAATACTACTTCCGTCGCTCCTGCGGTGGCTCAGGCTAGTAGTAATGGCGGTGGTGCTTCTGTGGTGGCGGCCAATGGTACTGATATTAGTGGAGAAGTGCGATCGCTCATACAGGGCGGTTTTAACATTGGGGTAGAACACGCAGATCTACGTCGCTTCAAGGCAAAATCTTGGATCACTGCTCCTAGTATTACCACCAATTCTGTGAATGAGGCAGTCAAAACCTTACAGGGTTATCTCAAAGAGTTTGATGGGGAATACGTGCGTATTATTGGGGTAGATCCTCAAGCGAAAAAACGGGTATCCCAAACCATCATCCAGCGCCCGGGGGAGTCCGCTTCTGGGGGTAGTAATGGCGCGAGCCATGCCCCTCGTAGTAATGGTAATGGTGGCTCGGTGGCCACTAGCTTAAGTGCTGATGCGGTGCAACAGGTGCGTTCTTTGTTGAGTCAGGGTTATCACATTGGTACTGAACACGCTGATCTACGCCACTTTAAAGCCAAGTCTTGGAAGAGTTGTTCTCCTATCAAGGCAACCAATGAACGGGATGTTTTAACGGCCCTAGAGGGTTGTATGAAAGATCATGCAGGAGAATATGTGCGCATGATTGGCATTGACGCCGAAGCTAAACGTCGTGTATTGGAAATGATGATCCAGCGGCCTGGAGACACCCCTGAAGCTCACACTGTAAGAACTTCTCCTAGTGCCAATGGTGCTAGTCGTCCCGCTGCTGCGGTGGCTTCTTCTAATGGTCGTAATGGTCATACCGTTAGTAGCCGTTTAGGGGATGATGTACTTAAGCAGTTGCGATCGCTCTTATCCCAAGGTTATAAAATTGGTACTGAACACGCCACCGTGCGCCGTTTCAAGGCTAAATCTTGGCAGAGTTGTTCTCCCATCGATAGCACCAACGAATCTGAGGTTATCAGAGCCTTAGAAGGTTGTCTTCAAGACCATGACGGCGAATATGTCCGTATGATTGGTATTGATACCGATGCCAGAAAACGTGTAGCGGAAGCTATTATCCAGCGCCCGTAG
- the ccmL gene encoding carbon dioxide concentrating mechanism protein CcmL, translated as MQIAQVCGTVVSNLKSRNLTGVKLLLVQLIDAEGNLLPTYEVAGDTVGAGIHEWVLLTRGSAARKEAGQENRPVDAMVVGIIDTVTVASGTLYSKKDEERMY; from the coding sequence GTGCAAATAGCTCAAGTATGCGGTACGGTCGTTAGTAATCTTAAGTCAAGGAATTTGACTGGGGTAAAACTTCTCTTGGTTCAGTTAATAGACGCTGAGGGTAATCTTCTTCCTACCTATGAGGTGGCCGGGGATACTGTTGGTGCGGGGATTCATGAGTGGGTTTTACTGACTAGGGGCAGTGCGGCAAGAAAGGAAGCAGGGCAAGAAAATCGTCCTGTAGATGCCATGGTGGTGGGCATTATTGATACAGTTACAGTCGCATCAGGAACGCTCTATAGCAAGAAAGATGAGGAGAGAATGTATTAA
- the ccmK3 gene encoding carbon dioxide concentrating mechanism protein CcmK3 produces the protein MSIAVGMIETLGFPAVVEAADAMVKAARVTLVGYEKIGSGRVTVIVRGDVSEVQASISAGIDNVKRVNGGQVLSHHIIARPHENLEYVLPIRYTEEVEQFRESINPRPLGGNRRP, from the coding sequence ATGTCAATTGCAGTAGGAATGATTGAAACCCTAGGGTTTCCAGCAGTGGTAGAAGCCGCCGATGCCATGGTGAAAGCCGCCCGTGTAACCCTTGTGGGTTATGAAAAAATCGGTAGTGGTCGTGTGACTGTTATCGTCAGAGGAGATGTCTCCGAAGTACAAGCGTCAATCTCTGCGGGTATTGACAATGTAAAAAGAGTAAATGGTGGTCAGGTATTATCTCACCACATCATTGCTCGTCCCCACGAAAACCTCGAATATGTATTACCTATTCGTTATACCGAAGAAGTTGAGCAGTTCAGAGAAAGCATCAATCCCCGTCCTTTAGGCGGCAACAGAAGACCATAA
- the ccmK2 gene encoding carbon dioxide concentrating mechanism protein CcmK2, with protein sequence MSIAVGMIETLGFPAVVEAADSMVKAARVTLVGYEKIGSGRVTVIVRGDVSEVQASIAAGIEGANRVNGGQVLSTHIIARPHENLEYVLPIRYTEEVEQFRSY encoded by the coding sequence CAATTGCAGTAGGAATGATTGAAACCCTAGGGTTTCCCGCAGTAGTAGAAGCCGCTGACTCCATGGTGAAAGCCGCCCGTGTAACCCTTGTGGGTTATGAAAAAATCGGTAGTGGTCGTGTAACTGTTATCGTTAGGGGAGACGTATCAGAAGTACAAGCCTCCATCGCTGCAGGTATCGAAGGTGCTAACAGAGTAAACGGTGGTCAAGTGCTTTCTACTCATATCATTGCGCGTCCCCACGAAAACCTCGAATACGTTTTACCTATCCGTTACACCGAAGAAGTAGAACAATTCCGTAGTTATTAA